The Gemmatimonadales bacterium genome window below encodes:
- a CDS encoding LytTR family DNA-binding domain-containing protein codes for MTTIRTVLIDDESLANAGLRALLAPHADLEVVSEALSGREAVRQVAALKPDLIFLDVQMPGLNGLGVLRELMRNGGTTPAVIFVTAYDEFAVQAFEVQALDYLLKPVEGERFRRAVDRARAERGRQAPKARAEELERRLRALLAEFDEHRKAGKSGSRYRERLMVSVGTRSVIVETASIDWIGARDYCAELHVGGKSYAVRETLGALEAALDPASFVRVHRSAIINLNRVTELRRRAVRGTTVVLADGARVPVSRGRLGRLMEVLGPRR; via the coding sequence ATGACTACCATCCGTACCGTTCTCATCGACGACGAATCCCTGGCCAACGCCGGCCTGCGCGCCCTCCTGGCGCCGCATGCCGACCTCGAGGTCGTGAGCGAGGCGCTGTCGGGCCGGGAGGCCGTGCGGCAAGTCGCGGCACTCAAGCCGGACCTGATCTTCCTCGATGTGCAGATGCCGGGGCTCAACGGGTTGGGGGTGTTGCGGGAGCTGATGCGGAACGGGGGGACCACGCCGGCGGTGATCTTCGTGACCGCCTACGACGAGTTCGCGGTTCAGGCCTTCGAAGTGCAGGCGCTGGACTATCTGCTCAAGCCGGTAGAGGGGGAGCGGTTTCGGCGGGCGGTGGACCGGGCGAGGGCGGAACGGGGTCGCCAGGCGCCCAAGGCCCGGGCGGAGGAGCTGGAGCGCCGGCTCCGGGCGCTGCTGGCCGAGTTCGACGAGCACCGGAAGGCGGGGAAGAGCGGGTCCAGGTACCGCGAGCGGCTCATGGTCTCGGTCGGCACCCGGTCGGTGATCGTCGAGACCGCCAGCATCGACTGGATCGGGGCCCGGGACTACTGCGCCGAGCTGCATGTGGGGGGGAAGAGCTACGCGGTGCGGGAGACGCTGGGGGCACTGGAGGCGGCGCTCGACCCTGCGAGTTTCGTGCGGGTCCACCGCTCGGCGATCATCAACCTCAACCGGGTCACCGAACTGCGGCGCCGAGCGGTGCGGGGGACCACGGTGGTGCTGGCGGACGGGGCGAGAGTGCCCGTGAGTCGGGGGAGGTTAGGGAGATTGATGGAGGTGTTGGGGCCGAGGCGGTGA
- a CDS encoding amidohydrolase family protein: protein MKPLFNAVRLFLSLAALPLSAQTVTIANATVIDVSDGTLRPGTTVVIEGNRIVRVGAASTSRRPKGQMIDATGLYLIPGLWDMHVHAYFDWPKTFGDDYVLPLFIANGITGVRDVGSDLESVLKARDEVAAHRLLGPRMVVSGPMLDGPTAQYKASIRVTSAEDGRKAVDSLKSRGVDFIKIQSGMPREAYFAAATEAKRLGIDFEGHVPDAIRASEAISAGQRTFEHLIGIFEASTPDETSFLSRKWGAGGDTATNKSLAALLKGFDPDRESELTRLLVRHQVWQCPTLFWERGQWLVDAVDYQKDPDLALTPRSWIDKKYPAMQKAILQSLDTDSLAVRRRFVAHELEIVHRLHAAGVPFLAGTDTPAGVDVTPGISLHLELQRFVAAGFTPLEALQTATLNPAKFYGRENDFGSVQAGRIADLVLLRTNPLDDIRNTRAIVGVIADGRYFSEMAIDSLRERTKQVAARN from the coding sequence ATGAAGCCCCTGTTCAATGCCGTCCGGCTGTTCCTGTCACTCGCGGCCCTCCCGCTGTCCGCCCAGACGGTCACGATCGCGAACGCCACGGTGATCGACGTGTCCGATGGTACGCTGCGGCCCGGAACGACGGTGGTCATCGAGGGGAATCGAATCGTCCGTGTCGGAGCGGCTTCGACGTCACGTCGACCGAAGGGGCAGATGATCGATGCAACGGGTCTCTACCTGATCCCCGGTCTCTGGGATATGCACGTCCACGCCTACTTCGATTGGCCCAAGACCTTTGGGGACGACTACGTACTGCCGCTCTTCATTGCCAACGGCATCACCGGCGTTCGCGACGTGGGAAGCGATCTTGAATCGGTACTCAAGGCCAGGGACGAAGTCGCCGCGCACCGCCTGCTGGGTCCGCGCATGGTAGTCTCCGGGCCGATGCTGGACGGCCCCACCGCGCAGTACAAGGCATCGATCAGGGTCACGAGCGCGGAGGATGGCCGCAAGGCGGTCGACAGCCTCAAGAGCCGGGGAGTGGATTTCATCAAGATCCAGTCGGGGATGCCGCGTGAGGCCTACTTCGCCGCCGCCACCGAAGCGAAGCGGCTGGGCATCGACTTCGAGGGACATGTCCCCGATGCCATCCGCGCCTCCGAAGCCATCTCGGCCGGCCAGCGGACCTTCGAGCACCTGATCGGAATCTTCGAGGCGAGTACCCCTGACGAGACCTCTTTCCTTTCGCGCAAATGGGGCGCCGGGGGAGACACGGCGACCAACAAGAGCCTCGCGGCACTGCTCAAGGGATTCGATCCAGATCGCGAGTCGGAACTCACTCGCCTCCTCGTTCGGCATCAGGTCTGGCAGTGCCCCACGCTCTTCTGGGAACGGGGCCAGTGGCTGGTGGACGCGGTGGATTATCAGAAGGATCCGGACCTGGCCCTCACACCACGTTCCTGGATCGACAAGAAATATCCGGCGATGCAGAAGGCGATCCTGCAGAGTCTCGATACCGACTCGCTCGCGGTGCGCCGCCGCTTCGTCGCGCATGAGCTCGAGATCGTCCACAGACTGCATGCGGCAGGAGTACCGTTCCTGGCCGGCACCGACACTCCCGCCGGCGTCGATGTGACCCCGGGGATCTCCCTTCATCTCGAATTGCAGCGTTTCGTGGCGGCGGGGTTCACCCCGCTGGAGGCGCTGCAGACGGCGACACTCAATCCAGCGAAGTTCTATGGCCGGGAAAATGATTTCGGCAGCGTGCAGGCTGGGCGGATCGCGGACTTGGTGCTCTTGAGGACGAATCCGCTCGACGATATCAGGAACACCCGCGCGATCGTCGGCGTCATTGCGGACGGGCGGTATTTCTCGGAGATGGCGATCGATTCGCTGCGGGAGCGCACCAAGCAGGTGGCGGCGCGGAACTGA
- a CDS encoding amino acid permease, which produces MNIFRRKSVTALQAEAQSDTSLKRALGPWNLTALGIGAIIGTGIFVLTGTVAAQNSGPAVVLSFALAGVTSVFAALCYSEFASLVPMAGSAYTYGYATLGEFIAWVIGWDLVLEYALSATTVAIGWSGYVVRFLNDIGIHVPAALSAARGTMVTMADGTQVASIMNFPAVVIVAIVTTLLVIGVKESANANTVIVFIKLVVVLMFIVLAAKAVNPVNWHPFIPPNAGPREQFGTSGIVAGAGIVFFAYIGFDAVSTAAQEAKNPQRDMPRGIIGSLLVCTVLYIIVSLIATGIVPYRELDVPAPIALAADRAGLGWISTFISLGAIAGLSSVILVQLMAQSRVFYSMARDGLLPAAVNKVHPKFRTPYITSIVTGIAVAIPAAILPLRDAAKLVSIGTLSAFVIVSIGILVLRVREPGLERPFRTPWIWFTAPMGAISALYLMVALDIETWIRLLVWFLIGLVIYLGYGYRNSKLNKGEER; this is translated from the coding sequence ATGAACATCTTTCGTCGGAAGAGCGTCACGGCGCTCCAGGCCGAGGCGCAGTCGGATACCAGCCTCAAGCGGGCGCTCGGCCCGTGGAACCTCACCGCGCTCGGCATCGGGGCCATCATCGGGACCGGGATCTTCGTCCTCACCGGCACGGTGGCGGCGCAGAACTCCGGCCCCGCGGTCGTCCTGTCGTTCGCATTGGCAGGGGTGACCTCGGTCTTCGCGGCGCTCTGCTACTCCGAGTTCGCGAGCCTCGTCCCGATGGCCGGCTCGGCCTACACCTATGGATATGCGACGCTCGGCGAGTTCATCGCCTGGGTGATCGGGTGGGACCTGGTGCTGGAGTACGCCTTGAGCGCCACCACCGTCGCGATCGGATGGTCGGGCTACGTCGTCCGGTTCCTCAACGACATCGGGATCCACGTCCCGGCGGCCTTATCCGCGGCCCGCGGCACGATGGTGACGATGGCCGACGGCACGCAGGTCGCCTCGATCATGAACTTCCCGGCGGTGGTCATCGTCGCGATCGTGACCACGCTGCTGGTGATCGGTGTCAAGGAGTCGGCCAACGCCAACACGGTGATCGTCTTCATCAAGCTCGTCGTCGTCCTGATGTTCATCGTACTCGCCGCCAAGGCGGTGAACCCGGTCAACTGGCACCCCTTCATCCCGCCCAACGCCGGCCCGCGCGAGCAGTTCGGCACCAGCGGCATCGTGGCCGGCGCCGGGATTGTCTTCTTCGCCTACATCGGATTTGACGCGGTGAGCACCGCGGCACAGGAAGCGAAGAACCCCCAGCGCGACATGCCGCGCGGCATCATCGGGTCGCTGTTGGTCTGTACCGTTCTCTACATCATCGTCTCACTGATCGCCACCGGGATCGTGCCGTACCGTGAGCTCGATGTCCCGGCGCCGATCGCCCTCGCCGCCGATCGTGCCGGGTTAGGCTGGATCTCCACCTTCATCAGTCTCGGTGCGATCGCCGGGCTCTCCTCGGTCATCCTGGTACAGCTGATGGCCCAGAGTCGGGTCTTCTACTCGATGGCGCGGGATGGGCTGCTGCCTGCCGCGGTGAACAAGGTGCACCCGAAGTTCCGGACGCCGTACATCACCTCGATCGTCACCGGCATCGCGGTCGCGATCCCTGCCGCGATCCTCCCCCTCCGGGATGCCGCCAAACTTGTCTCGATCGGCACCCTCTCGGCCTTCGTCATCGTCTCGATCGGGATCCTTGTCCTCCGCGTGCGGGAGCCGGGGCTGGAGCGCCCCTTCAGGACCCCGTGGATCTGGTTCACGGCGCCGATGGGGGCGATCTCGGCGCTCTATCTGATGGTGGCGCTGGACATCGAGACCTGGATCCGGCTCCTGGTCTGGTTCCTGATCGGTCTCGTGATCTACCTCGGCTATGGCTATCGGAATTCGAAGCTGAACAAGGGAGAAGAGCGATGA
- a CDS encoding 2-oxo acid dehydrogenase subunit E2: MADTQPDPGRRLASDAAEAPVAIVEPVGWSLRALTGRAQAGGLSPTDVQHGTFSIPNHGVSGSLVAAPIVSAGAGGGLPVDDPPKPPPTFGEGEGNSYPSRDHLPRRRTLGPGPRAPVVPSCLTPPVLLL; encoded by the coding sequence ATGGCTGATACGCAGCCGGACCCGGGGCGGCGGCTGGCGAGCGACGCGGCCGAGGCGCCGGTGGCGATCGTCGAGCCGGTGGGCTGGTCGCTCCGCGCCCTGACCGGGCGAGCCCAAGCCGGCGGGCTCAGCCCGACGGACGTGCAGCACGGCACCTTCTCGATCCCCAACCACGGCGTGAGCGGCAGCCTCGTCGCGGCGCCGATCGTCAGCGCGGGAGCAGGGGGGGGGCTGCCCGTTGACGACCCCCCCAAACCCCCTCCTACCTTCGGCGAAGGAGAAGGAAATTCCTATCCCTCACGCGACCATCTTCCGCGGCGTCGGACCCTCGGCCCTGGCCCGCGCGCTCCGGTAGTCCCTTCCTGCTTGACCCCTCCGGTTCTGCTGCTGTAG
- a CDS encoding selenium-binding protein SBP56-related protein, whose amino-acid sequence MTATLRPDPTFYPSPKLAMAGPTERYAYTALPRPDKTRPDAIGVVDTVRGSKTFGKVVHKIELTHKGDELHHFGWNACSSMLCPMTAHPHVERRYLIVPGMRSSRIYIIDTKPDPAHAKIVKVIEPEEVIEKTGYSRPHTVHCGPEGIYISTLGGRGKDGTESLPGVFLMDCETFDIIGPWEMDRGPQKMSYDFWWNITKDYMISSEWALPPQFENGLVAEDLLSNRYGHTLHFWNLRQRKNVQSIDLGANHQMPLEIRPAHDPSRNYGFVGVVVDTTNLEASIWTWYREKGTFKAAKTATISPEPADPAKLPPLLKGFGAVPPLVSDIDLSLDDKFLYVACWGTGELRQYDVSDPMKPTLAGSVKVGGIADRTPHPNGTAFAGGPQMVEISRDGKRAYFTNSLYSTWDDQFYPDGVPGLQVMANVKPGGGIELDKEFLVEFEPGYRSHQVRLEGGDCSTDSFCFPSK is encoded by the coding sequence ATGACCGCTACTTTGCGACCCGATCCTACCTTCTATCCCTCCCCCAAGCTGGCGATGGCCGGCCCGACCGAGCGCTACGCCTACACCGCGCTCCCGCGCCCCGACAAGACCCGGCCGGACGCCATCGGGGTGGTGGACACCGTCCGCGGCTCGAAGACCTTCGGCAAAGTGGTCCACAAGATCGAGCTGACCCACAAGGGGGACGAGCTGCATCACTTCGGATGGAACGCGTGCAGCTCGATGCTCTGCCCCATGACCGCGCACCCGCACGTCGAGCGCCGCTATCTGATCGTGCCCGGGATGCGCTCGTCGCGTATCTACATCATCGACACCAAGCCCGATCCGGCGCACGCGAAGATCGTGAAGGTGATCGAGCCCGAAGAGGTCATCGAGAAGACCGGCTATTCCCGTCCGCATACGGTGCACTGCGGACCGGAAGGGATCTACATCAGCACGCTCGGCGGCCGCGGCAAGGACGGCACCGAGAGCCTCCCGGGCGTCTTCCTCATGGACTGCGAGACCTTCGACATCATCGGACCGTGGGAGATGGATCGCGGGCCGCAGAAGATGAGCTACGACTTCTGGTGGAACATCACCAAGGACTACATGATCTCGAGCGAGTGGGCCCTGCCGCCGCAGTTCGAGAACGGCCTCGTCGCCGAAGACCTGCTCAGCAACCGCTACGGCCACACGCTCCACTTCTGGAACCTGCGTCAGCGGAAGAACGTGCAGAGCATCGACCTCGGCGCCAATCATCAGATGCCGCTCGAGATCCGGCCGGCGCACGACCCGAGCCGCAACTACGGATTCGTGGGCGTGGTGGTCGACACGACCAACCTCGAGGCGTCCATCTGGACCTGGTATCGCGAGAAGGGAACCTTCAAGGCCGCCAAGACCGCGACGATCTCTCCCGAGCCCGCCGACCCCGCCAAGCTGCCTCCGCTCCTCAAGGGCTTCGGCGCGGTGCCGCCGCTGGTGAGCGACATCGATCTGTCGCTCGACGACAAGTTCCTCTACGTCGCCTGCTGGGGGACCGGTGAGCTCCGCCAGTACGATGTGTCCGACCCGATGAAGCCGACGCTCGCGGGCTCGGTGAAGGTGGGTGGCATCGCCGACCGCACGCCGCACCCCAATGGGACGGCGTTCGCCGGCGGTCCTCAGATGGTCGAGATCAGCCGCGACGGGAAGCGCGCCTACTTCACCAACTCCCTCTACAGCACCTGGGACGACCAGTTCTATCCGGACGGCGTGCCCGGTCTCCAGGTGATGGCCAACGTCAAGCCGGGCGGCGGCATCGAGCTGGATAAGGAGTTCCTGGTCGAGTTCGAGCCGGGCTATCGGTCGCACCAGGTCCGCCTCGAAGGGGGCGACTGCTCGACCGACTCGTTCTGCTTCCCGTCGAAGTAG
- a CDS encoding EamA family transporter codes for MRLQGILAFSIIYIVWGSTFLAIRYAVETIPPFLTAATRHLIAGAILLAWAWRNGERPSKEAWRAGLVLGFLFFLVGHGTLHWAEQRIPSGVAALVVATEPIFVALMLPLFKLGRRPGLTTYLGLGLGAASVIVLFRPDVTAGQGMIAGPLAVLLGSVSWAVGIVLSRKLQARRDGAPDTSTMNAALPLLCGAVMLLAGAVLRGELHDFHWTAVSRASFGGLMFLVFFGSLMAFTAYTWLLKHYPPTLVATHTYVNPIVAVLLGWLFAGERISPSIVASTALAIAAIGFVQRGEDMSN; via the coding sequence GTGCGCCTGCAAGGCATCCTCGCGTTCTCGATCATCTACATCGTCTGGGGTTCCACGTTTCTCGCCATCCGTTACGCGGTGGAAACGATCCCTCCGTTCCTGACGGCGGCTACGCGTCATCTGATCGCTGGCGCGATCCTGCTCGCGTGGGCGTGGCGGAACGGCGAGCGCCCCAGCAAAGAAGCCTGGCGCGCTGGTCTCGTGCTGGGGTTCCTGTTCTTCCTGGTGGGACACGGGACTTTGCACTGGGCCGAACAAAGGATCCCTTCCGGAGTGGCCGCGCTGGTGGTCGCCACCGAACCGATCTTCGTGGCGCTGATGCTGCCATTATTCAAACTGGGACGTCGGCCGGGCCTCACGACCTATCTCGGCCTGGGGCTTGGAGCTGCAAGCGTGATCGTGCTCTTCCGGCCCGACGTCACCGCTGGACAGGGAATGATCGCGGGACCGCTCGCGGTCTTACTGGGCTCCGTGTCATGGGCGGTGGGAATCGTCCTTTCCCGTAAATTGCAGGCACGCCGCGATGGCGCGCCGGACACATCGACGATGAATGCCGCACTCCCACTGCTTTGCGGTGCCGTGATGCTCCTGGCTGGCGCAGTCCTGCGCGGCGAGCTGCACGACTTCCACTGGACGGCAGTGTCGCGTGCATCCTTCGGCGGACTGATGTTCCTGGTCTTCTTTGGTTCATTGATGGCGTTCACCGCGTACACCTGGCTGCTGAAGCACTACCCGCCGACGCTGGTAGCGACCCACACCTATGTGAATCCGATCGTGGCGGTGCTGCTCGGATGGTTGTTTGCGGGTGAGCGGATCAGCCCGTCGATCGTTGCGTCGACCGCATTGGCTATCGCGGCGATCGGGTTCGTGCAACGAGGCGAAGACATGTCGAACTGA
- a CDS encoding dihydrofolate reductase family protein, with protein MDESLTNIGATIMGRNMFGGHPGSWEAGEEPWKGWWGDDQPFHHPVFVLTHHARPPLAMQGGTTVNFVTGGIEEALARAREEARGKDVTLAGGASAAQQYLKAGLVDEMELHVVPLLLGGGERLFEGTGTELHGLLPVRTLATRRVTHLKLARPGAG; from the coding sequence ATGGACGAGTCTCTCACCAACATCGGCGCCACGATCATGGGCCGCAACATGTTCGGCGGCCACCCCGGCTCGTGGGAGGCGGGGGAGGAGCCGTGGAAGGGGTGGTGGGGCGACGACCAGCCGTTCCATCACCCGGTCTTTGTGCTGACCCACCACGCCCGGCCGCCGCTCGCGATGCAAGGCGGGACCACTGTCAACTTCGTGACCGGCGGGATCGAGGAAGCGCTCGCCCGGGCCCGCGAGGAGGCGCGAGGCAAGGACGTCACGCTCGCCGGCGGCGCCAGTGCGGCGCAGCAGTACCTCAAGGCCGGACTGGTGGATGAAATGGAGCTCCACGTCGTGCCGCTGCTGCTCGGCGGCGGAGAGCGGTTGTTCGAGGGGACCGGGACCGAGCTGCACGGGCTCCTCCCGGTACGGACCCTGGCGACCCGGCGGGTCACCCACCTCAAGCTTGCGCGGCCCGGGGCGGGCTGA
- a CDS encoding amino acid racemase — protein sequence MKTLGIVGGIGPESTIEYYRFVLDGYRARVTDGSAPHLLIDSLDVNRGIAMLDANDLASLTNYISASVERLARAGAEIALIAANTPHLVFDDVQRRSPIPMLSIVQAACEHVRSLGYARVGVLGTGFTMRARFFPEVFARAGVELVAPNEAEQAVIHKIYIGELLKNQFLPESCNAILAIIERLRGEERVEAILVAGTELPLLLRDAEPKDIPLLDTTVIHVGAAVDAIVK from the coding sequence ATGAAGACCCTCGGCATCGTCGGCGGGATCGGTCCGGAATCTACGATCGAATACTATCGCTTCGTCCTCGATGGCTACCGCGCCCGGGTGACCGACGGGAGCGCGCCGCACCTCCTGATCGACAGCCTCGACGTCAACCGCGGAATCGCGATGCTGGACGCGAACGATCTTGCCAGCCTGACGAACTACATTTCCGCCTCGGTCGAACGCCTGGCGCGAGCGGGCGCTGAGATCGCACTCATCGCTGCGAACACGCCTCACCTTGTGTTCGATGACGTCCAGCGCCGATCGCCGATTCCGATGCTCAGCATCGTGCAGGCAGCCTGCGAGCATGTGCGAAGTCTGGGGTATGCACGGGTCGGGGTGCTCGGCACCGGTTTTACCATGCGAGCCCGCTTTTTTCCGGAGGTATTCGCCCGGGCTGGAGTCGAACTGGTTGCGCCGAATGAGGCTGAGCAAGCGGTCATTCACAAGATTTACATCGGCGAGTTACTCAAGAACCAGTTCTTACCCGAGAGCTGCAACGCCATTCTCGCGATCATCGAGCGTCTGCGAGGGGAGGAGCGAGTCGAAGCGATTCTCGTCGCCGGCACAGAGTTACCACTTCTTCTGCGGGACGCCGAACCGAAAGACATCCCGCTTCTCGACACGACCGTGATCCATGTCGGTGCCGCGGTGGATGCGATCGTGAAGTAG
- the uvrA gene encoding excinuclease ABC subunit UvrA: protein MTTHDGFVHVRGARVHNLKNVDVRIPRDALVVFTGVSGSGKSSLAFGTLYAEAQRRYLESVAPYARRLFHQVAVPEVDGIDGLPPAVALQQQRGAPTTRSSVGSVTTLSNLLRMLYSRAGDYPRGQGIIYAEGFSTNTVEGACPRCHGLGRIYDVTERSMVPDDTLTIRERAIASWPPAWHGQNQRDILVTLGYDVDRPWRELPKKDRDWILYTEETPTVPVYAGYTPAETRRALKRKEEPSYMGTFSGARQYVLETFAKTESAQMRKRVSRYMVSTECPVCHGKRLRPEALKVKFAGLDIADMSRQPLKRMAEIFAPYAVETAPGFQRLKEEHPEKAMVACRIAKDLVARLEVLMELGLGYLSLERSTPTLSPGELQRLRLGTQVHSNLFGVVYVLDEPSAGLHPVDIEALLRTIDRLKAAGNTIFVVEHELDVMRHADWIVDVGPDAGQHGGQVLYSGPVEGLREVKESRTREYLFGERRPASRQPREPRGWLRLEGVTRNNLHDLDVSFPLGVFTTVTGVSGSGKSSLVSQALVELVQRHLGHEVQSPEDEAPELERGPVEPTGGHTVEGMEGIRRLVMVDQKPIGRTPRSNLATYTGLFDGVRKLFAATKQARSRKYDAGRFSFNVAKGRCETCEGEGFVMVELLFLPSVYAPCPTCHGSRYNARTLEVKHKEKNIAGVLAMTVDEAAAFFAEEAGVSRSLEMLRSVGVGYLRLGQPATELSGGEAQRIKLATELQRPARGDTLYILDEPTTGLHAADVEKLVAQLDGLVGAGNTVIVVEHDMSVVAQSDWVIDVGPGAGEEGGTVVAEGKPGNARAGPRSP from the coding sequence ATGACCACCCACGACGGCTTCGTACACGTCCGCGGCGCCCGAGTGCACAACCTCAAGAACGTCGACGTCCGGATCCCTCGCGACGCCCTCGTCGTCTTCACCGGCGTCTCAGGCTCGGGCAAGTCGTCGCTCGCCTTCGGCACCCTCTACGCCGAGGCGCAGCGGCGCTACCTCGAATCCGTGGCGCCGTACGCGCGGCGGCTGTTCCACCAGGTGGCCGTGCCGGAGGTGGACGGGATCGACGGCCTCCCGCCCGCGGTCGCCCTCCAGCAGCAGCGCGGTGCGCCGACCACCCGTTCCTCGGTCGGGAGCGTCACCACGCTCTCGAACCTCCTCCGCATGCTCTACTCGCGCGCGGGAGACTATCCCCGCGGCCAGGGCATCATCTACGCCGAGGGCTTCTCGACCAACACGGTCGAGGGCGCGTGCCCTCGGTGTCACGGGCTCGGCCGAATCTACGACGTCACCGAGCGGAGCATGGTGCCGGACGACACTCTCACCATCCGCGAGCGAGCGATCGCCTCCTGGCCGCCGGCGTGGCACGGCCAGAACCAGCGCGACATTCTCGTCACCCTCGGCTACGACGTGGATCGGCCCTGGCGCGAGCTGCCCAAGAAGGACCGCGACTGGATCCTCTATACAGAGGAAACGCCCACCGTCCCGGTCTACGCCGGCTACACCCCGGCCGAGACGCGCCGAGCCCTCAAGCGGAAGGAGGAGCCGAGCTACATGGGCACCTTCTCCGGCGCGCGGCAGTACGTGCTCGAGACCTTCGCCAAGACCGAGAGCGCCCAGATGAGGAAGCGCGTTTCGCGCTACATGGTGAGCACCGAGTGCCCCGTCTGCCACGGCAAGCGCCTCCGGCCCGAGGCGCTCAAGGTCAAATTCGCCGGCCTCGACATCGCCGACATGTCCCGCCAGCCGCTGAAGCGTATGGCCGAGATCTTCGCACCGTACGCGGTGGAGACGGCGCCCGGCTTCCAGCGGCTCAAGGAGGAGCACCCGGAGAAGGCGATGGTCGCCTGCCGGATCGCCAAGGACCTCGTCGCCCGGCTCGAGGTGCTGATGGAGCTGGGCCTCGGCTACCTCTCGCTCGAGCGCAGCACGCCAACGCTCTCGCCCGGCGAGCTCCAGCGCCTCCGGCTCGGCACTCAGGTCCACAGCAACCTCTTCGGCGTGGTCTACGTGCTCGACGAGCCCTCGGCGGGCCTGCACCCGGTGGACATCGAGGCACTGCTCCGGACGATCGATCGCCTCAAGGCCGCGGGCAATACCATTTTCGTCGTCGAGCACGAGCTCGACGTCATGCGCCACGCTGACTGGATCGTGGACGTCGGGCCGGACGCGGGCCAGCACGGGGGCCAAGTGCTCTACAGCGGGCCGGTCGAGGGGCTCCGTGAGGTGAAGGAGTCGCGCACCCGCGAGTACCTCTTCGGCGAGCGCCGCCCGGCGTCGCGCCAGCCGCGGGAGCCCAGGGGCTGGCTCCGACTCGAGGGCGTCACCCGGAACAACCTGCACGACCTGGACGTCTCCTTCCCGCTCGGCGTGTTCACCACGGTGACCGGCGTCTCGGGCTCGGGCAAGTCGAGTCTGGTGAGCCAGGCGCTTGTCGAGCTGGTCCAGCGGCACCTTGGGCACGAGGTGCAGTCGCCGGAGGACGAGGCCCCGGAGCTGGAGCGCGGCCCGGTCGAGCCGACGGGCGGCCATACCGTGGAAGGGATGGAGGGCATCCGCCGGCTGGTGATGGTGGACCAGAAGCCGATCGGCCGCACGCCCCGCTCCAACCTGGCGACCTACACCGGCCTGTTCGACGGTGTCCGGAAGCTCTTCGCCGCGACCAAGCAGGCTCGGTCGCGGAAGTACGATGCGGGGCGGTTCTCCTTCAACGTCGCCAAGGGCCGATGTGAGACCTGCGAGGGCGAGGGCTTCGTGATGGTCGAGCTCCTCTTCCTGCCGAGCGTCTACGCCCCGTGCCCGACGTGCCACGGGTCGCGCTACAACGCGCGGACGCTCGAGGTGAAGCACAAGGAAAAGAACATCGCCGGGGTGCTGGCGATGACGGTGGACGAGGCGGCGGCGTTCTTCGCGGAGGAGGCCGGGGTGAGCCGGTCGCTGGAGATGCTGCGGAGCGTCGGAGTCGGCTACCTGCGCCTCGGCCAGCCGGCGACGGAGCTATCCGGCGGCGAGGCGCAGCGGATCAAGCTGGCCACGGAGCTGCAGCGCCCCGCCCGGGGTGACACGCTCTACATCCTGGACGAACCGACGACGGGGCTGCATGCGGCGGACGTCGAGAAGCTGGTGGCGCAGCTCGACGGGCTGGTAGGGGCGGGGAATACTGTGATAGTCGTGGAGCACGACATGTCGGTCGTGGCGCAGAGTGACTGGGTGATCGACGTGGGGCCGGGGGCGGGGGAGGAGGGGGGGACAGTAGTAGCGGAAGGCAAGCCGGGGAACGCGAGGGCTGGCCCTAGATCGCCTTGA
- the paaD gene encoding 1,2-phenylacetyl-CoA epoxidase subunit PaaD, with the protein MSPAGAGTDALFGVLRGIPDPEVPALDIVELGIVRRVELSPDGAVTVEVTPTYSGCPAMRMIEQEIVAALHANGYDRVELRTVYSPAWTTDWLSDSAKAKLKAYGIAAPDHTVAEQALVPLTSSVRRVACPYCGSSNTERKSEFGSTACKAIHYCHHCQQPFEEFKAI; encoded by the coding sequence GTGAGCCCCGCGGGCGCAGGGACGGATGCCCTGTTCGGGGTGCTGCGCGGCATCCCGGATCCCGAAGTGCCGGCCCTGGACATCGTCGAGCTCGGGATCGTTCGCAGGGTGGAGTTGAGCCCCGATGGGGCCGTGACCGTGGAGGTGACGCCGACCTACTCCGGCTGTCCCGCGATGCGCATGATTGAGCAGGAGATCGTGGCCGCGCTCCACGCCAACGGCTACGACCGCGTCGAGCTCCGGACAGTGTACTCGCCGGCCTGGACCACCGACTGGCTGAGCGACTCAGCCAAGGCGAAGCTCAAGGCCTACGGCATCGCTGCTCCCGACCACACGGTCGCCGAGCAGGCGCTGGTTCCGTTGACGTCGTCGGTGCGTCGCGTCGCCTGCCCCTACTGCGGATCCTCGAACACCGAGCGCAAAAGCGAGTTCGGGTCGACGGCCTGCAAAGCCATCCATTACTGCCATCACTGCCAGCAGCCGTTCGAGGAGTTCAAGGCGATCTAG